From Perca flavescens isolate YP-PL-M2 chromosome 19, PFLA_1.0, whole genome shotgun sequence:
cctaatacgACACAATAACATgagctgtgtctgtgtctgtgtccagaTGCTCCTTCCAGTCTGATGGTGTACACCAAAGAATCCGTGGAGCTCGGAGAGAAGAACACCCTCATCTGTTATGTGACTGGTTTCTATCCTGCTCCTGTCATCTTCTCCTGGACAAAGAACGGAGAGAACATCACCGAAGGAAGCAGCACCAACGTTCCCTACCCCAACAAAGATGGTTCCTTCAACCAGTTCTCCAGACTGGAGTTCATCCCACAGCTGGGAGACATCTACAGCTGTAGAGTCAAACATGTGGCCCTGGAAAAACCACTATCCAGAATCTGGGGTCagaaaactttatttacactcacactAAATACAATCAGCTCATTAACCAAACTACAGCTCATCTGTGTCCAGATGTGaagcttaatgtttctgtctccagatgtgaagcttaatgtttctgtctccagatgtggagcttaatgtttctgtctccagatctggagcttaatgtttctgtgtttctgtctccagatgtggagcttaatgtttctgtgtttctgtctccagatgtggatcttaatttttctgtctccagatgtggatcttaatgtttctgtgtttctttctccagatgtggagcttaatgtttctgtctccagatgtggagcttaatgtttctgtgtttctgtctccagatgtggagcttaatgtttctgtctccagatgtggagcttaatgtttctgtctccagatgtggagcttaatgtttctgtctccagatgtggagcttaatgtttctgtctccagatacggagcttaatgtttctgtgtttctgtctccagatgtggagaaGACTCAGCCCGGTAttggacctgcagttttctgtgGACTGGGTCTGACTTTCGGTCTGATCGGTGTGGCCGTTGGAACTTTCTTcctcataaaatgaaatgattggTTGGGGCTGATGATGTCAACAGTGTAAAAAGTACTAGAATAGATATGGTACAGATGTGAGGAGATGCTGCTTCGTGAagcttcaactttttttcttctttctgtttcATATAGATAAAAACACATCTGATTGACTCATTACTAACAACTTCTACACACTGATGTTCTCTAcagaaaatatacattttaaacatacTTATAAACTGCGTTCAATACTGTTTTGTATCTCCATAAATGTTCATTTTATAAACATATACTCACATCAAGTGTTGTTAGTGGAAAATGGTATTGTAAACAAATTGcatgaaataaaatgacttaACTGATTTAACCCTTATGTTGTCCGTCGGGTCACTGGGACCCATCCAGTTTATTTGACGTTTAGTATTGGCCTGGCGTTCAGCTTCGGGGTCCCCCCCTCCCAATTAAAAAGGATCTTgttgctgagttcaatgacacctcacacaatactctacatcaaacgggtcattagttataaaagggggtgTTGGTAAAGCTTAGGGGGGAGGGTCAagccatcaccaatgaagaaggaatgttagcactttataataactagCCATAATTCATCATTAATTAAGCATTTTACAACTATTACACAactattttttatgtttgttcattattacttattaattgttcatacatagttcatcatgcgtaaagcatttgttcacatagttataaatgttttgttcgtagtaaataagcctattttgaaaaatatgtttgtaagtacatgatttatatttaataaatatagATAAAGAAACAATCATTTGTAAATGAAATCattttcccattataaaccagttGCTAACTATTGataaatgctttgttcatcatttgtaaagctcTGCTCCTATATTAATTCTCATAAATAaagcatttgtatacacacttataaatggtttgttcatagtaaataaggctctcgaaaattatgtttataaataaaagtttgacactttctaaatattgcaaaaaaacattggtaaaataaataattttccctTTCTAAACTATCTATAAACTATTAGTAATTTCTTTGTTTATCATTTATAAATCATAGTTCCTACGGTTGGTCCATAGTAAGTAAAcacatgtaaaatgtttataagtttattttttaataattcttaaatgatgcattaaccatttgtaaatgaagttattttatcattattaaCTAGGTACTCAGGAACGTATAAGGTTGGTTAAAActaggaagttaatgattaacagactatctacacctacatttgttcatgttttaaataaaatgttatgatttagaaaaagcCTAAACTAATAGCTGGGCTGTTAATAcatctgttacaaatacttaccaataatgtaatccatgattaactcatgagttactactggttagttaagtatactgtgtgagcccatctaaagtgagtactttctatgctttacaaaccatttataaatgagttgcaaAGGCTAACAgatacaacagaaacacaagtaaaaaaagtatttgtaacccttattacgatgtagtaagaatgtacatttatgaaatagctcgtagtagtgttatgtagttgatatcagtgtgaatttggaccagaaccagaagaaaactagattgttaagagccagagaattgaacatcaataaagagactaggaaaccaggataaagtttgagaagtgtattaatatacacagaaacatggcatacacatatacagataaaCACCGGTATGAAAAATAactaaacatacacatacaagaAACCCTTTTCAGTTTTATGAACTCAATTGTTCTTTGATAAcaagagttcagagatgttcaacgttggggcccatatgagtttggtttctgtttgtcctaCCACCATGAAGAAGGAATCCAGGGCAATCTGTAGAAGTTCTGAGTCTCGATCCTGTAGCTCGCCACCCAGCCCACTGAACTGGGAATCTCTAACCCCTGGAAGACTCTGGGATCTGAAGAATCAATGTGATCCAATATCCCTCTCTGGACCGGACCTCCCAAATCTCCACTTCCTCCACCTGTAGATAAGGCCAAATCAGTTCTCTCAATTACTATTCAGTAATAGAATCTAttgcttaggctacaatgaaaataaaatgaggtgatatttcataacccatattgaaatatctaaatctctattcagttgtacaaccgttcttaaatttcttctcttaagtatcaaaagtatataaatccctttcaggtatcaaaagtacatttatattaatagccattgttgccacagttactttgaaaaagtaacttagttactttacagattacttgattttaaaagtagtttagttactttacagattacttgattttaaaagtagtttagttacattacagattacttgattttaaaagtagtttagttacttgACAGAATACTtgatttttaaaagtaacgaagttagattacaagttactttattagttacattcagcagctgccgacaacccccccacagcctcaacataaccatgacaaccggtttactgtgaggcagctcagcgtggc
This genomic window contains:
- the LOC114574033 gene encoding H-2 class II histocompatibility antigen, A-K alpha chain, with the translated sequence MMKMMMVLSGLLCVSADVLRIEGCSETDGEVMYGMDGEEAWYADFKNKKGVKVLPSFVDPVRVPEGLYEESVINRHGCKGALEFTREAFKDLPLQQDAPSSLMVYTKESVELGEKNTLICYVTGFYPAPVIFSWTKNGENITEGSSTNVPYPNKDGSFNQFSRLEFIPQLGDIYSCRVKHVALEKPLSRIWDVEKTQPGIGPAVFCGLGLTFGLIGVAVGTFFLIK